A stretch of the Acidimicrobiia bacterium genome encodes the following:
- a CDS encoding SMC family ATPase → MRPLELRIANFRSYFGAPVVFDFRGRRLTGIVGPIGSGKSSILDAVSFALYGRTSTIAGATKSLIHQRADGATVALRFEVDGEVWQVMRAPRRKGQSQHALVHLAADADDAEELQRVVLEADVNAKVIELLGLEFDAFSRSVLLAQGRFAEFLSSQPAERDRVLKGVFGHDRIDAMREVAKEHVRAESAELDRLAGRLDQLARLEQRLVENRAAILDLDERIERLQKAEPAFVDLDEREATARAAGESARKRLDEVAAHAVRLPSDDVVAGQIAEAEEAGAKRAELASRLDEAQATLVEAEQAVEDAELAGSAETIEQAGAALARRQAALTRVKEIEAKLAELVETEAAASREGKRTAASQAKAAARVESTAASLAEASNARQAAEGRAREARHLDMADALRAGLEPGHLCPVCRQAVHEVPPQSGSALAAAERALVEAGERHVAASEALAAAEADVSEARDAATRAEMLAATIEAEVVAWRQQRVAAEAVVADIDAALASLLGDGDAAALLDEARASLRALGGAAAEARKALDRARGAHDEAIVAEQTAGRQVAELRVLLTDIAARLDTQLSAAEGAAGVAAAFLEVKAAWSETVATLGERVTVSSAEVEAVGTERDRLRGELDIEKDIVTELGGAIARSKLLAEQIDADVAEVEAASALATERELLIGRIASLERIAGDLTNAGFIRFLLDDERARLADLGSEHFQRLSFGRYRFTEDGKFDIVDLAAADAVRKADSLSGGETFVASLGLALALAEMVSGVGGRLDAFFIDEGFGSLDPEHLDLAMDGIEALAAGEGTRLVVVVSHVPELRQRVEDLIELDRDPVTGDTKVLRS, encoded by the coding sequence GTGCGCCCGCTTGAGCTGCGGATCGCCAACTTCCGCTCGTACTTCGGGGCGCCCGTCGTGTTCGACTTCCGGGGGAGGCGCCTCACCGGCATCGTCGGGCCGATCGGAAGCGGGAAGTCTTCCATACTCGACGCCGTCTCCTTCGCCCTGTACGGGCGGACCTCGACGATCGCCGGAGCCACGAAGTCGCTGATCCATCAGCGTGCCGACGGGGCGACGGTCGCCCTTCGGTTCGAGGTCGACGGGGAGGTGTGGCAGGTGATGCGCGCCCCGCGGCGCAAGGGTCAGAGCCAGCACGCCCTCGTCCACCTCGCAGCAGACGCCGACGACGCCGAGGAGCTGCAACGGGTCGTCCTCGAGGCGGACGTCAATGCCAAGGTGATCGAACTGCTCGGGCTCGAGTTCGATGCCTTCTCCCGCTCCGTCCTCCTGGCGCAAGGCCGGTTCGCCGAGTTCCTCTCGTCGCAGCCGGCGGAGCGCGACCGTGTCCTCAAGGGCGTCTTCGGGCACGATCGAATCGACGCCATGCGCGAGGTCGCCAAGGAGCACGTGCGAGCCGAGTCCGCCGAGCTCGACAGGCTCGCCGGCAGGCTCGATCAGCTCGCCCGCCTCGAGCAGCGCCTCGTCGAGAACCGTGCCGCCATCCTCGATCTCGACGAGCGCATCGAGCGCCTCCAGAAGGCTGAGCCGGCTTTCGTCGACCTCGACGAGCGGGAAGCGACCGCCAGGGCGGCAGGGGAGTCGGCACGCAAGCGCCTCGATGAGGTGGCCGCCCATGCCGTCAGGCTGCCTTCGGATGACGTCGTCGCCGGACAGATCGCCGAGGCGGAGGAGGCAGGGGCCAAACGCGCCGAGCTGGCGTCACGGCTGGACGAGGCGCAGGCCACGCTCGTCGAGGCCGAGCAGGCGGTCGAGGACGCCGAGCTGGCGGGATCGGCAGAGACCATCGAGCAGGCGGGCGCGGCGCTCGCCAGGCGCCAAGCGGCGCTCACACGGGTCAAGGAGATCGAGGCGAAGCTCGCCGAGCTCGTCGAGACGGAAGCGGCTGCTTCCCGGGAGGGGAAGCGTACCGCCGCCTCACAGGCGAAGGCCGCCGCCCGGGTCGAGTCGACGGCGGCATCCCTGGCGGAGGCGTCGAACGCCCGCCAGGCGGCGGAGGGGCGCGCCCGGGAGGCTCGCCACCTCGACATGGCGGATGCACTCCGTGCGGGCCTCGAGCCGGGCCACCTGTGCCCCGTGTGCCGCCAGGCCGTCCATGAGGTGCCCCCGCAGAGTGGCAGTGCGCTCGCCGCTGCCGAGCGAGCACTCGTCGAGGCGGGCGAGCGCCATGTTGCCGCTTCCGAAGCGCTGGCCGCCGCCGAGGCCGACGTCTCGGAGGCGCGCGATGCGGCGACGAGGGCCGAGATGCTCGCCGCCACCATCGAGGCCGAGGTCGTGGCGTGGCGTCAGCAGCGCGTCGCGGCCGAGGCGGTCGTCGCCGACATCGACGCCGCGCTGGCCTCCCTGCTCGGTGACGGGGACGCGGCAGCCCTGCTCGACGAGGCTCGAGCGTCGTTGCGGGCACTGGGCGGCGCGGCGGCCGAGGCACGCAAGGCCCTCGACAGGGCCAGGGGAGCGCACGACGAGGCGATCGTCGCCGAGCAGACGGCGGGCAGGCAGGTGGCGGAGCTCCGGGTGCTCCTCACGGACATCGCCGCCCGCCTCGACACGCAGCTGAGCGCCGCCGAGGGTGCCGCCGGTGTCGCGGCAGCCTTCCTCGAGGTCAAGGCGGCATGGTCGGAGACGGTCGCCACGCTGGGGGAACGGGTCACCGTTTCGTCCGCCGAGGTCGAGGCGGTCGGCACGGAGAGAGACAGGCTGCGAGGCGAGCTCGACATCGAGAAGGACATCGTCACCGAGTTGGGAGGGGCCATCGCCCGCTCCAAGCTCCTCGCCGAGCAGATCGACGCCGACGTAGCCGAGGTCGAGGCAGCGAGCGCCCTCGCCACCGAGCGCGAGCTCCTGATCGGGCGGATCGCCTCGCTCGAGCGGATCGCCGGTGATCTCACGAACGCCGGGTTCATCCGGTTCCTGCTCGACGACGAGCGGGCAAGGCTCGCCGACCTCGGCAGCGAGCACTTCCAGCGCCTCTCCTTCGGCCGCTATCGATTCACCGAGGACGGCAAGTTCGACATCGTCGACCTCGCCGCCGCCGACGCGGTGCGGAAGGCGGACAGCCTCTCGGGCGGGGAGACGTTCGTGGCGTCGCTCGGACTGGCGCTCGCCCTCGCCGAGATGGTGAGCGGCGTCGGCGGAAGGCTCGACGCCTTCTTCATCGACGAGGGGTTCGGGTCGCTCGACCCGGAGCACCTCGACTTGGCGATGGACGGCATCGAGGCCCTGGCGGCGGGGGAGGGCACGAGGCTCGTGGTGGTGGTCAGCCACGTGCCGGAGCTGAGACAACGCGTCGAAGACCTCATCGAGCTCGATCGCGACCCCGTCACGGGGGACACGAAAGTCCTCCGCAGCTGA
- a CDS encoding ABC transporter ATP-binding protein, giving the protein MASAIEATAVGKVFGTDAGRVEALRDISLTIGNGEFVSLIGPSGCGKSTLLRLIGDLVQPSSGSLRVNGKDPGRSRLDRDYGMVFQQATLLDWRTVAKNVELPLEIMGGAGDATGRLATASEMLSLVQLGEFADHYPWQLSGGMQQRVAIARALAFRPSILLMDEPFGALDEMTREQMQQEVLRIWRETNTTVVFVTHSIPEAVFLSSRVVVMSPRPGRVASIVAVDLPHPRDVDTRESAAYFDKITEVREALRGRGVAEAAS; this is encoded by the coding sequence GTGGCGAGCGCGATCGAGGCGACGGCGGTCGGCAAGGTGTTCGGGACGGACGCCGGCCGGGTCGAGGCGCTGCGCGACATCAGCCTGACCATCGGCAATGGTGAGTTCGTCTCGCTGATCGGGCCGTCGGGGTGCGGTAAGAGCACGCTGCTCCGGCTCATCGGCGACCTGGTGCAGCCGTCGTCCGGATCGCTGCGAGTGAACGGCAAGGACCCCGGGCGCTCCAGGCTCGACCGCGACTACGGGATGGTGTTCCAGCAGGCGACCCTCCTCGACTGGAGGACCGTCGCCAAGAACGTCGAGCTCCCGCTGGAGATCATGGGCGGCGCCGGAGACGCAACTGGTCGTCTCGCCACTGCATCCGAGATGCTGTCGCTCGTCCAACTCGGCGAGTTCGCAGACCACTACCCGTGGCAGCTCTCGGGGGGGATGCAGCAGCGGGTGGCCATCGCCAGGGCGCTCGCCTTCCGGCCGTCGATCCTGCTCATGGACGAGCCGTTCGGCGCCCTCGACGAGATGACCCGCGAGCAGATGCAGCAGGAGGTGCTCCGGATCTGGCGGGAGACGAACACGACCGTCGTGTTCGTGACCCACTCGATCCCGGAGGCGGTGTTCCTCTCGAGTCGAGTCGTCGTGATGTCGCCCCGGCCCGGCCGCGTGGCGTCCATCGTCGCCGTCGATCTGCCCCATCCTCGCGACGTCGACACCCGCGAGTCCGCTGCCTACTTCGACAAGATCACCGAGGTGCGCGAGGCGCTTCGGGGCCGGGGAGTCGCCGAGGCCGCGTCGTGA
- a CDS encoding nucleoside deaminase, with product MDPFLAAAIDEARMGLSEGGIPIGSVLVIDGQVVGRGHNRRVQQGSVVLHAEMDCLERAGRMPAKDYARATIYSTLSPCDMCSGAILLFGIPRLVVGENRTFRGPEDHVRSRGVEVAIVDDPVCVAMMKEFIAAEPELWNEDIGV from the coding sequence ATGGATCCGTTCCTGGCGGCCGCCATCGACGAGGCTCGAATGGGCCTCTCCGAGGGCGGCATCCCGATCGGCTCCGTGCTCGTGATCGACGGCCAGGTCGTCGGCCGGGGCCACAACCGCAGGGTTCAGCAGGGCAGCGTCGTGCTCCACGCCGAGATGGACTGCCTCGAGCGTGCCGGGCGGATGCCGGCGAAGGACTACGCCAGAGCGACGATCTACTCGACCCTTTCACCGTGCGACATGTGCTCAGGGGCCATCCTCCTCTTCGGGATCCCCCGCCTCGTCGTCGGGGAGAACCGGACGTTCCGGGGCCCGGAGGACCACGTGCGCTCGAGAGGCGTCGAGGTGGCAATCGTCGACGACCCGGTGTGCGTCGCGATGATGAAAGAGTTCATCGCAGCCGAGCCCGAGCTGTGGAACGAGGACATCGGAGTGTGA
- a CDS encoding ABC transporter permease has product MTATRGALSYFESRARVYRHTWRASVISSFLNPVMFLAAMGLGLGSLVDGGTGDPALRGFTYLAFLAPGLMAATAMQAAAGDSSWPVMAGIKWLRTYDGVLATPMEVGDIMAGHLSWVTTRTAFVVCVYGLVGSAFGAFSVPRALLASVPATLTGLAVGAAVLAFTTGLENDTSLSSLFRFGITPMFLFSGTFFPITQLPAWIRPLAWLTPLWHGVELTRSAALGTPSAWPWMVHALFLLAVAAGGLVLATARLERRLVK; this is encoded by the coding sequence GTGACGGCGACTCGCGGCGCCCTCTCGTACTTCGAGTCGCGGGCCAGGGTGTACCGGCACACATGGCGTGCGTCCGTGATCTCCTCGTTCCTCAACCCGGTGATGTTTCTCGCCGCGATGGGGCTCGGCCTGGGGAGCCTCGTCGATGGCGGAACGGGAGATCCGGCGCTTCGAGGCTTCACGTACCTGGCGTTCCTGGCTCCGGGCTTGATGGCGGCGACCGCCATGCAGGCAGCGGCTGGTGACAGCTCGTGGCCGGTGATGGCCGGGATCAAGTGGCTGCGAACCTATGACGGAGTGCTGGCCACGCCGATGGAGGTCGGCGACATCATGGCCGGGCACCTCTCGTGGGTGACGACTCGCACCGCCTTCGTCGTGTGTGTCTACGGCCTCGTCGGGTCGGCCTTCGGCGCCTTCAGCGTGCCGCGGGCCCTGCTCGCCTCGGTGCCGGCAACTCTCACCGGCCTCGCCGTCGGCGCCGCGGTCCTGGCCTTCACGACCGGCCTCGAGAACGACACGAGCCTCTCCTCCCTCTTCAGGTTCGGGATCACGCCCATGTTCCTGTTCTCGGGAACGTTCTTCCCGATCACGCAGCTCCCCGCCTGGATCAGGCCGCTGGCGTGGCTCACGCCCCTGTGGCACGGGGTCGAGCTGACGAGAAGCGCGGCGCTCGGCACCCCGAGCGCCTGGCCGTGGATGGTGCACGCCCTGTTCCTCCTCGCCGTGGCCGCCGGTGGACTCGTCCTGGCAACGGCGAGACTCGAGCGGCGGCTGGTCAAGTGA
- a CDS encoding ABC transporter ATP-binding protein produces the protein MSAQPLVAARNLTKRFADFVAVDGIDFEVRMGEAFGFLGPNGAGKSSTMRMIGAVSPVTSGELTVLGLDPDRDGAAIRARLGVVPQEDNLDTELPVAANLMIYGRYFDLPRSVIRERIRELLAFAQLEDRGDSKVSSLSGGMKRRLTIARSLINKPDLLLLDEPTTGLDPQARHLLWDRLYRLKQDGVTLIITTHYMDEAEQLCDRLVVMDKGKIVAEGSPRQLIEKYSPREVVELRFPVGTQDGALEQLDGVAKRIEMLPDRLLLYTDDADATTAEVHARGLAPETIVARRSSLEDVFLRLTGRSLVE, from the coding sequence ATGTCCGCCCAGCCGCTCGTGGCCGCCCGCAACCTCACCAAGCGATTCGCCGATTTCGTTGCGGTCGACGGGATCGACTTCGAGGTCAGGATGGGCGAGGCGTTCGGATTCCTGGGGCCCAACGGGGCGGGCAAGAGCTCGACGATGCGGATGATCGGCGCCGTGTCCCCCGTGACCTCGGGCGAGCTCACCGTGCTCGGCCTCGACCCGGACCGGGACGGGGCCGCAATCCGCGCCCGCCTCGGCGTCGTGCCCCAGGAGGACAACCTCGACACCGAGTTGCCCGTCGCCGCCAACCTGATGATCTACGGGCGGTACTTCGACCTGCCCCGCTCCGTCATCAGGGAGCGCATCCGCGAGCTTCTTGCCTTCGCGCAACTGGAGGACAGAGGTGACTCCAAGGTCAGCTCGCTGTCGGGCGGGATGAAGCGCCGCCTCACGATCGCCCGATCGCTGATCAACAAGCCGGACCTGCTCCTCCTCGACGAGCCGACGACCGGTCTCGACCCGCAGGCGCGACACCTCCTCTGGGACCGCCTCTACCGGCTCAAGCAGGACGGCGTCACCCTGATCATCACCACCCATTACATGGACGAGGCCGAGCAGCTCTGCGACAGGCTGGTCGTGATGGACAAAGGCAAGATCGTCGCCGAAGGCTCGCCGCGCCAGCTCATCGAGAAGTACAGCCCTCGCGAGGTCGTCGAGTTGAGGTTCCCGGTCGGGACCCAGGACGGAGCGCTCGAGCAACTCGACGGCGTCGCCAAGCGGATCGAGATGCTCCCCGATCGCTTGCTGCTCTACACCGACGACGCCGACGCCACCACCGCCGAGGTGCACGCCCGAGGCCTGGCGCCCGAGACCATCGTGGCGCGGCGCAGCAGCCTCGAGGACGTGTTCCTGCGCCTCACGGGAAGGTCCCTCGTCGAGTGA
- a CDS encoding ABC transporter permease, which translates to MTHDPDVFSAFEGIVPGEERSTSSGRLAAAWPAVLAFLAVLVVWEGLTRALSVQQFILPKPSEIVRSFFATSGIIWGAGLRTLQEAIGGLFVGVVSGVAMALVTTRWIGLRSGLMPFAIAANSVPIVALAPIFNQWFSITSPISKVAVVAVVVFFPVMINTARGLLEVDDSEIELMRSFAASPRTVMLRIRIPRALPYFFSALKVASALSLIAAIVSEYFGGPQDVLGQYIVNRAQLFQFADAWAAIAVASILGIAMYGAILVLERVAMPWHVSFREPQSS; encoded by the coding sequence GTGACCCACGACCCGGACGTGTTCTCGGCCTTCGAGGGAATCGTGCCCGGCGAGGAGAGAAGCACCAGCTCCGGCCGGCTGGCGGCGGCGTGGCCTGCCGTGCTTGCGTTCCTCGCCGTGCTCGTGGTGTGGGAGGGGCTCACCAGGGCGTTGTCGGTGCAGCAGTTCATCCTCCCCAAGCCGTCGGAGATCGTGCGCTCGTTCTTCGCCACGAGCGGCATCATCTGGGGTGCCGGCCTCCGAACGCTCCAGGAAGCCATCGGCGGACTGTTCGTCGGGGTGGTCTCGGGGGTGGCGATGGCCCTGGTGACGACCCGGTGGATCGGCTTGCGGTCGGGGCTCATGCCATTCGCCATCGCAGCCAACTCGGTGCCGATCGTCGCTTTGGCGCCGATCTTCAACCAGTGGTTCTCGATCACGAGCCCGATCTCGAAGGTCGCAGTTGTGGCTGTCGTCGTGTTCTTCCCGGTGATGATCAACACGGCACGCGGCCTCCTCGAGGTCGACGACTCCGAGATCGAGCTCATGAGGTCGTTTGCGGCGAGCCCGCGGACCGTGATGCTGCGCATCCGGATACCGCGGGCGTTGCCGTACTTCTTCTCGGCGCTCAAAGTGGCGAGCGCCCTGTCGCTCATCGCGGCGATCGTGTCGGAGTACTTCGGCGGTCCCCAGGACGTGCTCGGCCAGTACATCGTCAACCGAGCCCAGCTCTTCCAGTTCGCAGACGCCTGGGCGGCGATCGCGGTCGCATCGATCCTCGGCATCGCGATGTACGGGGCGATCCTCGTCCTGGAGCGCGTCGCCATGCCGTGGCATGTGTCCTTCCGCGAGCCGCAGAGCAGCTGA
- a CDS encoding ABC transporter permease, with protein MREEVAGSGIRSRARNAVAVVGVIATVVVAWELYKVVWSALGLEEPVRPDDVTMPHVWDMVFELFRPARRGGETLILLLGKASLFTLGEAALGFLAGAVIGFGLGVLFVRSALAERAFMPYVVASQTVPILAIAPMVVVWGGRLAIPQWMSVAIIATYLTFFPVAINTLRGLRSPAPTALELMRSYAASPNEVLWKLRVPAALPYIFTALKVSATASVIGAIIGELPTGMRDGLGRALLDFSSRFSVQSEKLYATVIVTAFVGMLFVAIVGLAERRIVVATGSGEQAAANRVPG; from the coding sequence ATGCGGGAGGAAGTCGCCGGGAGTGGCATTCGATCGCGGGCGCGCAACGCCGTTGCGGTCGTCGGCGTCATCGCCACCGTCGTCGTCGCGTGGGAGCTCTACAAGGTCGTCTGGTCGGCGCTCGGCCTCGAGGAGCCGGTGCGACCGGACGACGTCACGATGCCGCACGTGTGGGACATGGTCTTCGAGCTGTTCCGTCCGGCGCGTCGCGGAGGCGAGACGCTCATCCTGCTCCTCGGCAAGGCCTCGCTGTTCACACTCGGAGAGGCGGCGCTCGGGTTCCTCGCTGGTGCGGTCATCGGCTTCGGCCTGGGGGTCCTCTTCGTCAGGTCTGCCCTCGCCGAGCGGGCATTCATGCCGTACGTCGTCGCCAGCCAGACGGTCCCGATCCTGGCCATCGCCCCGATGGTCGTCGTCTGGGGCGGGCGCCTCGCCATCCCCCAGTGGATGTCGGTCGCCATCATCGCCACCTACCTCACCTTCTTCCCCGTGGCGATCAACACGCTACGCGGCCTCCGCTCGCCGGCCCCCACTGCGCTCGAGCTGATGCGCTCGTATGCGGCGTCACCCAACGAGGTCCTCTGGAAGCTGCGGGTGCCGGCCGCCCTGCCCTACATCTTCACCGCCCTCAAGGTCTCGGCGACGGCGTCCGTGATCGGTGCGATCATCGGTGAGCTGCCCACCGGGATGCGCGACGGCCTCGGGCGAGCCCTCCTCGACTTCTCCTCCCGGTTCAGCGTCCAGTCCGAGAAGCTGTACGCGACCGTGATCGTGACCGCGTTCGTCGGGATGCTCTTCGTTGCGATCGTCGGATTGGCGGAGCGACGGATCGTCGTTGCGACCGGAAGCGGCGAGCAGGCGGCTGCGAACCGGGTCCCGGGATAG
- a CDS encoding ABC transporter permease, translating to MTSGAFLRVLPTRFGFRRATRLVERNYLVYRQIWGVIVSGFFEPVFYLFSITVGLGQLVGDITLVDGRIVTYAAFVAPALLGASAMNGPVFESFGIFFKLTYERTYDGILATPLSPQDVALGEITWSQIRATLYSLAFIIVMVVMGLLTSPLGLLALPGAMLAGLAFGAVGMAATTFMRSWQDFDLITLAILPMFLFSATFFPLSIYPGWLQAVARFTPLYHVVDMLRAFTLGTVDWSIAGHVAYLVVMAAIGLAVAARRVEKLLLA from the coding sequence GTGACGTCGGGCGCCTTCCTTCGTGTCCTCCCGACCCGGTTCGGGTTCAGGCGCGCCACCCGGCTCGTGGAACGCAACTACCTCGTCTACCGGCAGATCTGGGGAGTGATCGTCTCGGGCTTCTTCGAGCCGGTGTTCTACCTGTTCTCGATCACGGTCGGCCTCGGGCAGCTCGTCGGCGACATCACCCTCGTCGACGGCAGGATCGTGACGTACGCCGCCTTCGTCGCTCCGGCACTGCTGGGGGCATCGGCGATGAACGGCCCCGTCTTCGAGTCCTTCGGCATCTTCTTCAAGCTGACCTACGAGAGAACCTACGACGGGATCCTGGCGACCCCGCTGAGCCCGCAGGACGTGGCGCTGGGCGAGATCACCTGGTCACAGATCAGGGCGACCCTGTACTCGCTGGCCTTCATCATCGTCATGGTCGTGATGGGCTTGCTCACGTCGCCTCTCGGGCTCCTGGCGCTGCCGGGGGCGATGCTCGCCGGCCTGGCGTTCGGCGCCGTCGGGATGGCGGCGACGACCTTCATGCGATCGTGGCAGGACTTCGACCTCATCACGCTGGCGATCCTGCCGATGTTCCTGTTCTCGGCGACGTTCTTCCCACTGTCGATCTACCCCGGCTGGCTGCAGGCCGTCGCCCGCTTCACCCCGCTCTACCACGTCGTCGACATGCTGCGTGCCTTCACGCTGGGCACGGTCGACTGGAGCATCGCAGGCCATGTGGCGTACCTCGTCGTGATGGCCGCCATCGGCTTGGCCGTCGCGGCGCGCCGAGTGGAGAAGCTGCTCCTGGCGTGA
- a CDS encoding ABC transporter substrate-binding protein → MKREYVGRVLALVAALGLVAASCGGGGDGLGTEECDGVDDVRLQLQWVAQSQFAGYFVANELGFYADECLNVEILEGAVEIVPQQVLASGGAEFGLAWVPKALVSRQGGADIVNIAQVFERSGTLEVSFKESGIEAPEDWAGKTVGNWGFGNEFELTAAIAQYGVEDVTLVGQDFTMNALLNGEIDAAEAMIYNEYAQVLEAENPETGELYLPDDLNVIDFNEVGTAMLQDAVWVNADWIAEDGNEDIAERFLKASFRGWIHCLDNFDECVEVVLDNGSTLGASHQAWQLNEILALIFPATNGIGVMNEDLWDQTVQIATEQIPELQGVDVSGDAYRTDIAEAARDALESADLDVQGDGFSRREIELAPGGE, encoded by the coding sequence TTGAAGAGAGAGTACGTGGGAAGGGTGCTGGCGCTCGTTGCCGCACTCGGCCTCGTGGCAGCGTCGTGCGGCGGCGGCGGGGACGGGCTCGGCACGGAGGAGTGCGACGGAGTAGACGATGTGCGGCTCCAGCTGCAATGGGTCGCCCAGTCGCAGTTCGCCGGCTACTTCGTCGCCAACGAGCTCGGGTTCTATGCGGACGAGTGTCTCAACGTCGAGATCCTCGAGGGGGCGGTCGAGATCGTGCCCCAACAGGTGCTGGCGAGCGGAGGCGCCGAGTTCGGCCTGGCCTGGGTGCCGAAGGCGCTCGTGTCACGCCAGGGCGGCGCCGACATCGTGAACATCGCCCAGGTGTTCGAGCGCTCCGGCACGCTCGAGGTGTCGTTCAAGGAGAGCGGCATCGAAGCGCCCGAGGACTGGGCGGGCAAGACGGTCGGCAACTGGGGATTCGGCAACGAGTTCGAGCTGACGGCAGCGATTGCGCAGTACGGCGTCGAAGACGTCACGCTCGTCGGGCAGGACTTCACCATGAACGCACTGCTCAACGGAGAGATCGACGCGGCCGAAGCGATGATCTACAACGAGTACGCCCAGGTGCTGGAGGCTGAGAACCCCGAAACGGGCGAGCTCTACCTGCCCGATGACCTCAACGTCATCGACTTCAACGAAGTCGGCACGGCAATGCTGCAGGACGCAGTGTGGGTGAACGCCGACTGGATAGCGGAGGACGGCAACGAGGACATCGCCGAGCGGTTCCTCAAGGCGTCGTTCCGCGGGTGGATCCACTGTCTCGACAACTTCGACGAGTGCGTCGAAGTCGTCCTCGACAACGGGTCGACGCTCGGCGCCAGCCATCAGGCGTGGCAGCTCAACGAGATCCTCGCCCTGATCTTCCCGGCGACGAACGGGATCGGCGTGATGAACGAGGACTTGTGGGACCAGACCGTCCAGATCGCCACGGAGCAGATCCCGGAGCTCCAAGGCGTCGACGTATCGGGCGACGCCTATCGCACCGACATCGCAGAGGCAGCCCGCGACGCATTGGAGTCCGCCGACCTCGACGTACAGGGGGACGGGTTCTCGAGGCGCGAGATCGAGCTCGCCCCGGGCGGCGAATGA
- a CDS encoding CaiB/BaiF CoA-transferase family protein, with amino-acid sequence MSALEGHRIIEFAAIGPVPLCGLMLADHGADVIRIDRPGGSGALPAEMLDVATRGRRSIAVDLKQPAGVALAVDLAATADAIVEGHRPGVMERLGLGPDVLLERNPRLVYGRMTGWGQDGPMAAMAGHDINYIGLVGALHAIGTSDAPVPPLNLVGDYGGGAMLLAFGVLAALLERHRSGRGQVVDAAMIDGAALLMAPTFGLLGAGIWRDTRAANTLDGGAPFYGVYRCADGEWIAVGALEPQFHAELMQRLGLPDEPDRLDPAHWQAQRERLADVFAERPRQAWVELFDGSDACVTPVLAMTEAPGHPHNVARDVFVPVGDRSEPAPAPRFSRSAASVPTPGPRVGADTDAVLESMGISGADIAMLRSRGVVH; translated from the coding sequence GTGAGCGCCCTCGAGGGACATCGCATCATCGAGTTCGCCGCCATCGGGCCCGTCCCCCTGTGCGGCCTGATGCTGGCGGATCATGGTGCCGACGTCATCCGGATCGACCGGCCGGGAGGTTCGGGTGCCCTCCCTGCCGAGATGCTCGACGTCGCCACACGTGGCAGGCGCTCGATCGCCGTCGACCTGAAGCAACCAGCGGGAGTGGCGTTGGCCGTCGACCTGGCGGCGACCGCCGACGCGATCGTCGAGGGACACCGCCCGGGCGTGATGGAGCGTCTCGGCCTCGGGCCGGACGTCCTCCTCGAGAGGAACCCGCGGCTGGTCTACGGCCGCATGACCGGATGGGGTCAAGACGGTCCGATGGCGGCGATGGCGGGCCACGACATCAACTACATCGGCCTCGTTGGAGCACTCCACGCCATCGGGACGTCTGATGCGCCGGTGCCGCCGCTCAACCTGGTCGGTGACTATGGCGGGGGAGCCATGCTGCTCGCCTTCGGTGTGCTCGCAGCACTGCTCGAGAGGCATCGATCGGGTCGTGGCCAGGTCGTCGATGCGGCGATGATCGACGGAGCCGCCCTCCTGATGGCGCCCACATTCGGGCTCCTCGGAGCAGGCATTTGGAGGGACACCCGCGCCGCCAACACCCTCGACGGCGGTGCCCCGTTCTACGGTGTGTACCGGTGCGCGGACGGCGAGTGGATCGCCGTCGGGGCGCTCGAGCCGCAGTTCCATGCCGAGCTCATGCAACGGCTCGGACTACCCGACGAGCCCGACCGTCTCGATCCTGCCCACTGGCAGGCTCAGCGCGAGCGCCTCGCCGACGTCTTCGCCGAGCGGCCGCGACAGGCGTGGGTCGAGCTGTTCGACGGTTCGGACGCGTGCGTGACGCCGGTGCTCGCCATGACCGAGGCGCCCGGTCACCCGCACAACGTCGCCAGGGACGTGTTCGTGCCTGTCGGTGATCGATCCGAACCTGCCCCAGCGCCTCGGTTCTCCAGGTCGGCGGCATCCGTCCCGACGCCCGGTCCCAGGGTCGGAGCGGACACGGATGCCGTCCTCGAGAGCATGGGAATCAGCGGCGCGGACATCGCGATGCTGCGGTCTCGGGGAGTCGTTCACTGA